The Mucilaginibacter terrae region TGGCTGCTGCTGCCACAGGTATAGGCACCGAGTATGTACGCGCGCCGCGTTTAGTTTTAGAAGGTGAAGAGCATACCCGCATTTCGAAAGTTATAAGCGATGCGCTTGCTGTACGCCCTGCACTACCCGATTGGAAAAGCAAAAACGTACTGGCCTGAGCGCAGTTCGTTTAAGTACTTAAATCTACCATATGTATAATGAAACAAGTTGGGACGAGGCTGAGCTTATCTTAGCCAACGCCCGGCAAGCATTCCGTGAGTTAAAAAAATATTCTATCCGTCAGCGTGCCTCATTTATGCGCACCATAGCGGTTGAAATTGAGGCCCTGGGCGATGAGCTGATTAAAACAGCCATGGCCGAAACCAACCTCACCGAGCCCCGCTTAATTGGCGAACGTGCACGCACCATTTTGCAATGGAACAGCTATGCTAATTACGCCGAACTGGGTAACTGGATGGATGTGCGCATTGATACTGCATCAAGAACACTCTCTAAAACCGACATCCGCAAAACAGCGGTAGCGCTTGGCCCGGTGGCGGTTTTTGGAGCCGGAAACTTTCCGTTCGCGTTTTCAACCGCGGGCGGAGATACCGCCAGCGCCATTGCCGCAGGTTGCCCGGTTGTGGTAAAAGCGCATCCCGGTCACCCCAAAACCTGTGTGCTTATGGCACAGGCCATTGAAAAGGCACGCGTGAAATGCCGTATGCCCGAGGGTGTTTTTGCCCAGGTTTACAGCACCGGAATTGAAATTGGTCAGTTATTGGTTAAGCATGAGGTTATTAAAGCCGTGGCCTTTACCGGTTCATTTAAAGGGGGCAAGGCCATAGCCGATCTGGCCGCGCAACGCCACGAGCCCATACCTGTATTTGCCGAAATGGGCAGCATCAACCCCGTGTTTTTGCTTCCCGAAAAATTAAGAATGGAAGCCGCGCAGGTTGCCGATCAATTTATAGCCTCGGTAACTTTAGGTGTGGGGCAGTTTTGTACCAATCCGGGTTTAATGGTAGGCATAGCCGGTGATGATTTAAATACGTTTACCGCTGCACTAAAAAATGCAGCAGTTAATGCCGCCCCGGCCACCATGTTGCATCCGGGTATTGCCCAAAACTTTGAGCATACGCGTAGTAACGCCTTACAGCAAAGCGAGGTAACAGTACTGGCACAATCGGGCATTGCAAAAGCCGAAAACCAGGGCGATGCCACTATTGCCAGCGTAAGCGCAGCTACCTTTATAGCCAACCCGGCCTTGCACCAGGAAGTATTTGGACCGTACTCGTTATTGGTAGTTTGCCAAAATGCTGATGAAATGCTGGCCGTTGCCGAAGCCATTGAGGGACAGCTCACTGCCACTTTTATAGCAACCAGTAACGATTTAGCGGAAAATCAAACCCTTACCCAAATTGTACAGGAGCGTTGTGGTCGTATCATCGTAAACCAGTTTCCAACCGGAGTTGAGGTTTGTTTGGCTATGCACCACGGAGGGCCTTACCCGGCCACTACCAACAGTGCCCACACCTCGGTAGGTGCCGATGGTATTAAGCGCTTTACCCGCCCGTTAAGCTTTCAAAACTGGCCCAACGAGCACCTGCCCGAAGAACTGCAAAACGCCAACCCGCTTGAGGTTTGGCGCACCATTAATAACGAGTTAACCTTAGAGCCCATTGGGCAGCCTGTAGCCGGTTATTGAAATAATTGATAAATGAAAAAAACGTTTTCGTGTATTGATGCGCATACTTGTGGCAACCCGGTAAGGGTGGTTGCGGGTGGTGGCCCTGTGCTAAAGGGTAACAGCATGATGGAGCGCCGGTTGCACTTTTTAGAAGAGTTTGACTGGATACGTAAAGGCCTCATGTTTGAACCCCGTGGGCACGATATGATGAGCGGCAGCATACTCTATCCGCCGGTTGACCCTGCCAATGATATAGGGGTGCTATATATTGAAACCAGCGGTTGCCTGCCCATGTGCGGCCATGGCACCATTGGTACCGTAACCATAGCTATAGAAGAAGGCTTGGTTATACCCAAAATACCGGGTAAACTGCGCCTCGAAACCCCGGCTGGCATCGTGTTGGTTGATTATGTGCAGGAAGGCAAAAAAGTAAAATCGGTTAAGCTCACTAACGTAAAATCGTTTTTGGCGGCCGAAAGCCTGACCGTTGAATGCCCCGATTTAGGTACTCTGACGGTTGACGTAGCCTACGGCGGTAACTTTTACGCCATTGTTGACCCGCAGGAAAACTTTAAGGGACTGGAAAACTACACCGCCGACCAGCTCATTAGCTGGAGCCGCGTGTGCCGCAAGCGCATGAACGAACTATACACCTTTGTTCACCCCGAAAACGAGCATATTAAAGGCCTGAGCCATTTTTTGTGGACAGGCGCAACCCTATCGGCTGATGCCACCGCCCGCAATGCCGTTTTTTATGGCGATAAGGCTATTGACCGTTCTCCTTGCGGCACCGGTACATCGGCGCGTATGGCGCAGTGGTATGCCAAGGGAAAACTCAAAAAGGGTGATCTGTTTGTTCATGAAAGTATTATCGGTTCCAAATTTACCGGCACTATTGAAGAGGAAACCACTTTAGCTGGCAAACCCGCCATTGTGCCCGGTATTGAAGGTTGGGCCATGGTAACGGGCTACAACACCATCTTTATTGATGACGACGATCCGTACGCTCATGGTTTCCAGGTTATATAAATTGCTGCCGTTGCGCAGTTAAAGTTTTAGTAAAATATGTCTAATCAGCGTTCAGCTATTGTTATTGGTGGAGGTATTATTGGCCTCTGCTCTGCATACTATCTTGTTCAATCGGGCTGGAAGGTTACCATTATTGATAAGGGTAACCTGGCCGATAATTGCTCGTCGGGCAATGCGGGCATGATCGTTCCCAGCCACTTTATACCGCTGGCAGCACCCGGCATGGTAGCCAAAGGCATCAGGTGGATGTTTAATAGCAAAAGTCCGTTCTACGTAAAACCATCTTTCGACCCCAAACTAATATCATGGGGTTTACAATTCATTAAACATGCCAATGATGCGCAGGTAAACAAGGTTGCCCCGGCACTAAGAGACTTGCATTTGCTGAGTAAGCAATTGTATACAGAACTTGCCGCCAACCCCGAACTCAATTTTGGTTTTGAAGATAAAGGTATACTCATGCTTTACAAAACCGAAAAAGCTGGTGTCGAAGAAATTCACGTAGCACAAAAAGCCCAGCAACTCGGTTTGGATGTGGAAGTATTAAACCATGAACAGGTGCAGCGTTTAGAGCCCCATACCCATTTGAACGTAAAAGGGGCGGTGCACTACCGTTGCGATGCACACATATATCCTAATGCCCTTGTTAAACAACTTACCGCTTACTTAAAGGCGCAGGGCGTTGATATTAAAACCAATTGTACGGTAAACAGCTTCGGCACCAACGGAGGGCAGATCCAGTCTATTGAAACCTCATCAGGAACGTTTAATGCCGATTTAACCATCATGACCGGTGGTGCCTGGTTACCCGAACTGGCTCAAAAAGCAGGTATGAAAATTCCGGTAATGCCGGGTAAGGGATATTCGTTTATGGTGGATAATACTGCTAATAAAATCATTCACCCCTCATTGTTATTAGAAGCCCGTGTAGCCATAACCCCTATGAATGGACAGGTACGTATTGGCGGCACCATGGAAATTGGAGCCATCAACAGCAAAATAAATATGAACCGGGTGCAGGGTATAGTTAACGCCGTGCCTAATTATTATCCCGAGCACCAGGTAAAACTCCCGGAGGTTAACGATGTATGGTATGGTTTCAGGCCATGCTCGCCCGATGGGTTGCCATACATAGGTTTCAGCCAAAAATGGAGCAACCTCATTGTGGCCGGTGGTCATGGTATGATGGGCCTGGGGCTTGGCCCGGCAACAGGCAAATTAGTTGCCGAACTGGCCGATAGCTCGTCGTTATCAACCGATATTAAAGATTACAACCCTAACCGGTTTAACTAAACCTTATCGCATATTACGTAAAAGGCTGTCTCTAATGGGGCAGCCTTTTTGGTTTTATATAAATGCGTCATATAAAGCATTCATCTTTTATGAACAGTATTTGGTACCAGCTGTTATTTATGGGTGGGTTTTCTCAAAAGCCGTGTTACTACATCCGTTTTACTGCTTTTTTCAAAAAAGTATTATCTGCGCATAAAAATCTTGTAACATTCCAACAATACTTACGACATTAAGGTAAGCAACTAAAAATTACCTGACCCGAATACTATTAATGAATACGCCACAAGAGCTTATAACCAGGTGCCAGCAGGGAGACCCCTATGCTTACACCAGGTTGTATGATTTGAATGCAAAATATGTTTATAACGCCATTTGCCGGTATGTAGAGCACACCGGCGAAGCCGAAGATATTATGCAGGAAGCTTTTGTAGATGCTTATCACTCGATTGGCAAACTGGCAAATGCTGATAGTTTTAGGCCATGGATAAAGCGGATTGCGATAAACAAGGCTATTAACTGGCTGCGTAAACGGAAACTGGAATATACCGAGTTAGAAGACGATACTTGGGTTGAGGAAGAAACGCCGGTGAACGAAGATGATTTTGAATACACGATGAACCGCGTAAGTCAGGCTATTGAAGGTTTGCCGTTAGCGTATCGCACCATATTTCAATTGTATGCGGTCGAGAACATTCCGCAGGTTGAAATAGCGCAGATGCTGGGCATGTCAAACAGTACGGTAAGAGTGCAGTATTTCAGGGCTAAGGCCAAGGTTTTAGAGATGTTAAAAGAGGGGCAATATGAAAGGTAGATTAGAAGATTTTATTAACGAACATAGCGAAGAGTTAAACCATCGCACACCAAACCCCGAGGTGCTCAATCGTATTTTGAAGCAAATGGGGCATGAGGCACCTGTGCATAAGGAAGAGCCTAAAAAGGGCATTATTATATCATTCAATGCTATGCGTTGGGCTGCTGCCGCTTGCCTGTTACTGGCTTTAGGTTTTGGTTTATGGAAATTTAGTGCAAACAAGGATGTTGAAGAAGCTACTTCCGCCCGTATTCGGCACAAAATTACGCCTGCCACTCAATTGCCCGATACAACCGTAGCGCAACCAACAGAAGTTGCAGCCAATAAGCAACTGGAGGCACCGACGAACCGCTTTGAAGACATAGATAAAGAAATTGCCTTACGCAAAAATCAGCTGGCTCAAAACGTAAACCGATCAGAAAAAGCATCAGCGTATAAAAAAGTGCTTTTTGATAAGTTGAATGATGAAACATCACCGGCAGTGCGCATCAAGGCGCTATCGCAAACCAATAAACTCAAAAGCATGAGTAACGATGTGGTAGATGCACTGGTTGAAACCATGAACCATGACCCTAATACCAACGTGAGGCTGGCAGCCCTGGATGGTTTGGCTAAGTTTTATAAAGAGGCGTATGTTAAAAAGCAATTAATAAAATCGCTCAAAAAACAAAACGACCCGATGGTGCAAATTGAGCTGATAGGTTTGCTCACCCGCATGAAAGAGTCGGCCATATTAACTGAACTGGAAGGTATGGTTACCGATGAAAACAACATCCCAGCCGTTAGGGAAACCGCTTACACCGGAATGTTCGAGCTGAAGAAATCCTAAATAAAAGATAGCTGTGGTTCCTGAAAAATTAAAAAGTAGAAGTCGACGATACTCATATACAAACAATTAAAATTTATTTAAACTATAACATGAAAAAGAGATTCATCACTATAATTATAGCGCTGATAGCATCAGGAAGCGCATTTGCACAGGAGTATAAATTGGCCAAATCAATTGGTAGGCTGGTTATTAAGCTGCCTGCGGCTACGGTGGAAGGATATGATGGTAAGGAAATTATCTTCACATCAGAAGACAAGCAATATGCCGACGAGCGCGCTGCCGGTTTAAGGCTGCTAAGCGGCACCGGCGTGGTTGATAATACCAACATAGGCATTAACGTTGCCGATAAAGGCGCCACTGTTGAGGTAAATGAGGTAGCCCAAAACATTGGCCGTGTCAAAATAAAAGTACCCTATGGTATGAGCATATCTTACAACTGGCAGAGCATGATGAATTCAAGTAAGGCACATTTTAAAAACATTCAAAAGGAAATTGAAATATCGTGCCGTAACAATGCAGTAGAGCTGGAAAATATTACCGGACCTGTAACTATAAATAGTGTATATGGTTCTGTTACAGCCAAATTTGCAGACAAAATTACCGGCCCTGTTACCATTTCATCTTTATACTCAACGGTTGATGTATCGGTGCCGGCGGCAACCAAAGCCAACCTTAAACTCAATACCAAGCACGGTAACGTATTTGCCTCGTCTGACCTGAAAATAGAATTGAAGAAGCACTCTGATGATGAAATGGTGGAGTATAATGGCAATGTTGCCGGTACCCTTAACGGTGGAGGAGCCGAGCTCAATCTTACTTCAACCTTCGGAAAAGTATACCTGCGTAAAGCAAACTAAGTAGAGAATTCCTAACCACTCCAATATGAAAACTACATTGATTATTGCGCTGGCTATGCTGGCGTGCGGGATATCTTTTGCCCAAACCGTTGTAAACCGCAGCTACCCGGTAAAGGCGGGGCAGCCCATCTTATTAAAGTTTGATTATCCGGTAGTAAAAATCAGTACCTGGGATAAAAACGAGGTGGCGGTTACGGCTAAAGTTAGTATTAACGATGGCGAGAATGATGATGCATTGGTTTTAGAAAGTGAAACTATTGATGGTGTATTGCAGATAAGCAATAAAATAAAAGACATGAAAAACCTGCCTCATCGTTACACGGTATGGGAGGGCGAAAAGAAAACTATTTTTAAAACCGAAGATGACTTT contains the following coding sequences:
- a CDS encoding aldehyde dehydrogenase (NADP(+)), which encodes MYNETSWDEAELILANARQAFRELKKYSIRQRASFMRTIAVEIEALGDELIKTAMAETNLTEPRLIGERARTILQWNSYANYAELGNWMDVRIDTASRTLSKTDIRKTAVALGPVAVFGAGNFPFAFSTAGGDTASAIAAGCPVVVKAHPGHPKTCVLMAQAIEKARVKCRMPEGVFAQVYSTGIEIGQLLVKHEVIKAVAFTGSFKGGKAIADLAAQRHEPIPVFAEMGSINPVFLLPEKLRMEAAQVADQFIASVTLGVGQFCTNPGLMVGIAGDDLNTFTAALKNAAVNAAPATMLHPGIAQNFEHTRSNALQQSEVTVLAQSGIAKAENQGDATIASVSAATFIANPALHQEVFGPYSLLVVCQNADEMLAVAEAIEGQLTATFIATSNDLAENQTLTQIVQERCGRIIVNQFPTGVEVCLAMHHGGPYPATTNSAHTSVGADGIKRFTRPLSFQNWPNEHLPEELQNANPLEVWRTINNELTLEPIGQPVAGY
- a CDS encoding 4-hydroxyproline epimerase, whose amino-acid sequence is MKKTFSCIDAHTCGNPVRVVAGGGPVLKGNSMMERRLHFLEEFDWIRKGLMFEPRGHDMMSGSILYPPVDPANDIGVLYIETSGCLPMCGHGTIGTVTIAIEEGLVIPKIPGKLRLETPAGIVLVDYVQEGKKVKSVKLTNVKSFLAAESLTVECPDLGTLTVDVAYGGNFYAIVDPQENFKGLENYTADQLISWSRVCRKRMNELYTFVHPENEHIKGLSHFLWTGATLSADATARNAVFYGDKAIDRSPCGTGTSARMAQWYAKGKLKKGDLFVHESIIGSKFTGTIEEETTLAGKPAIVPGIEGWAMVTGYNTIFIDDDDPYAHGFQVI
- a CDS encoding NAD(P)/FAD-dependent oxidoreductase; protein product: MSNQRSAIVIGGGIIGLCSAYYLVQSGWKVTIIDKGNLADNCSSGNAGMIVPSHFIPLAAPGMVAKGIRWMFNSKSPFYVKPSFDPKLISWGLQFIKHANDAQVNKVAPALRDLHLLSKQLYTELAANPELNFGFEDKGILMLYKTEKAGVEEIHVAQKAQQLGLDVEVLNHEQVQRLEPHTHLNVKGAVHYRCDAHIYPNALVKQLTAYLKAQGVDIKTNCTVNSFGTNGGQIQSIETSSGTFNADLTIMTGGAWLPELAQKAGMKIPVMPGKGYSFMVDNTANKIIHPSLLLEARVAITPMNGQVRIGGTMEIGAINSKINMNRVQGIVNAVPNYYPEHQVKLPEVNDVWYGFRPCSPDGLPYIGFSQKWSNLIVAGGHGMMGLGLGPATGKLVAELADSSSLSTDIKDYNPNRFN
- a CDS encoding RNA polymerase sigma factor, which gives rise to MNTPQELITRCQQGDPYAYTRLYDLNAKYVYNAICRYVEHTGEAEDIMQEAFVDAYHSIGKLANADSFRPWIKRIAINKAINWLRKRKLEYTELEDDTWVEEETPVNEDDFEYTMNRVSQAIEGLPLAYRTIFQLYAVENIPQVEIAQMLGMSNSTVRVQYFRAKAKVLEMLKEGQYER
- a CDS encoding HEAT repeat domain-containing protein; protein product: MKGRLEDFINEHSEELNHRTPNPEVLNRILKQMGHEAPVHKEEPKKGIIISFNAMRWAAAACLLLALGFGLWKFSANKDVEEATSARIRHKITPATQLPDTTVAQPTEVAANKQLEAPTNRFEDIDKEIALRKNQLAQNVNRSEKASAYKKVLFDKLNDETSPAVRIKALSQTNKLKSMSNDVVDALVETMNHDPNTNVRLAALDGLAKFYKEAYVKKQLIKSLKKQNDPMVQIELIGLLTRMKESAILTELEGMVTDENNIPAVRETAYTGMFELKKS
- a CDS encoding DUF4097 family beta strand repeat-containing protein; translation: MKKRFITIIIALIASGSAFAQEYKLAKSIGRLVIKLPAATVEGYDGKEIIFTSEDKQYADERAAGLRLLSGTGVVDNTNIGINVADKGATVEVNEVAQNIGRVKIKVPYGMSISYNWQSMMNSSKAHFKNIQKEIEISCRNNAVELENITGPVTINSVYGSVTAKFADKITGPVTISSLYSTVDVSVPAATKANLKLNTKHGNVFASSDLKIELKKHSDDEMVEYNGNVAGTLNGGGAELNLTSTFGKVYLRKAN